From the genome of Pseudonocardia sp. EC080619-01:
CCAGGCGTTCCAGCTGCACGACACCTACGGCTTCCCGATCGACCTGACCCTGGAGATGGCCGACGAGGCCGGGCTCGCGGTGGACCGGGAGCGGTTCACCGCGCTGATGGACGAGCAGCGGTCCCGCGCCAAGGCCGACGCCGCCGGCCGGAAGGTCGGCTTCGTCGACGCCTCGGTGTACCGGGCCGTCCTCGACACCCACGGAGCGACCGACTTCCTCGGCTACCAGTCGCTGAACTCCGAGTCCCGGATCGTCGGCCTGCTCCGCGACGGGCAGACCGTGCCCGCCGCCGAGCAGGGCGACCAGGTCGAGGTCCTGCTGGACCGCACCCCGTTCTACGCGGAGGCCGGCGGCCAGCAGGCCGACACCGGTGTGCTCCGGGGCGGCTCGTTCGAGATCCGGGTGGACGACGTCCAGTCCCCGGTCGCCGGGCTGCGGGTGCACCGCGGCGTCGTCACCGCCGGGACCGTCACCCTCGACGCCGAGATCGTCGCCGAGGTCGACCCGGCCCGCCGGTCCGCGATCTCCCGCGCGCACACCGCCACCCACCTCGTGCACGCCGGTGTCCGCGGTGCGCTGGGCAGCTCGGCCGCGCAGGCCGGTTCGCTCAACGCCCCGGGCCGCCTGCGGTTCGACTTCACCTCGCCGACCGGTGCCGTCGACCCGGCCGCGCTGGTGGAGATCGAGGAGGAGGTGAACTCGGTCCTGCAGCAGGACCGGGAGATCCAGACCTACGAGACGTCGATGGACTCCGCGCGCAAGCTCGGCGCCATGATGCTGTTCGGCGAGAAGTACGGCGACCGGGTCCGCGTGGTCGACATGGGCGACTACTCGCGCGAGCTGTGCGGGGGCACGCACGTGCGCCGCACCGGCGAGCTTGGCCTGGTCCGGGTGCTGTCCGAGGCCTCCATCGGGTCCGGCGTCCGCCGCGTCGAGGCGCTGGTCGGGCTCGACGCCTTCCAGCACGCGACCACCGAGCACCTGCTGGTCAATCAGCTCGCCGAGCAGCTCAAGGCCCGCCCCGAGGAGCTCCCGGACCGGATCCAGGGCCTGGTGGAGCGCCTGCGCACCGCCGAGCGGGACCTGGAGAAGCACCGCGCCGACGCCGTCCTCGCCTCGGCGGGGAGCCTGGCCGACGCGGCCGAGGACCTCGACGGGACCGCGCTCGTCGCCGTCACCGCCCCGGACGGGGTGGCGGGCAACGACCTGCGGACCCTCGCCGCCGACGTCCGCGGCAAGCTCGGGGACCGGCCCGGTGTGGTCGCCCTGTTCGCCGTCGCCGACGGCAAGGTCTCGTTCGTCGTCGCCACCACGAAGGCCGCCCGGGACAACGGCGTGGCCGCCGGGAAGCTCATCCCGGAGTTCGCCGCGGCCGTCGGCGGGCGCGGGGGCGGCAAGCCCGACCTGGCCCAGGGCGGTGGCACCGACCCGGCCGGGATCGACGCCGCCATCCAGAAGCTGCGTTCCGCCCTGCGCGCGTGACCCGGACGCGGGGCCGGCGGCTCGGCGTCGACGTGGGCGCCGTCCGCGTCGGGGTCGCGATGTGCGATCCCGACGGGATCCTCGCCACACCGGTGGAGACCGTCCCGCGGGACGCCGAGCACGGGGCCGACGTCCGCCGGATCGCCGAGCTGGTGGCC
Proteins encoded in this window:
- the alaS gene encoding alanine--tRNA ligase — encoded protein: MQTHEIVRRFTAHFERNGHTPVPSASLILEDPQLLFVNAGMVQFKPYFLGDVPAPYPRATSIQKCVRTPDIDEVGKTTRHTTFFQMAGNFSFGDYFKRGAIEFAWSLITNSQDEGGYGFGPERIWVTVYNDDDEAIALWKDIAGLPEQRIQRRGGDDNYWDMGVPGPGGPCSEIYYDRGPEFGAEGGPEADEDRYLEIWNLVFMQDERGELSPKKGHPPIGTLPHKNIDTGMGVERVAFLLQEVNNVYETDLVRPVIAKAEELSGRRYGRNEEDDVRFRVIADHARSSMMIVGDGVTPGNEGRGYVLRRLLRRIVRSARLLGVTGPCLGEFAAVVRDTMSPTYPELATDFERISAVIRAEEDTFRATLTAGEKTFEGAVAEARSTGRTTLPGDQAFQLHDTYGFPIDLTLEMADEAGLAVDRERFTALMDEQRSRAKADAAGRKVGFVDASVYRAVLDTHGATDFLGYQSLNSESRIVGLLRDGQTVPAAEQGDQVEVLLDRTPFYAEAGGQQADTGVLRGGSFEIRVDDVQSPVAGLRVHRGVVTAGTVTLDAEIVAEVDPARRSAISRAHTATHLVHAGVRGALGSSAAQAGSLNAPGRLRFDFTSPTGAVDPAALVEIEEEVNSVLQQDREIQTYETSMDSARKLGAMMLFGEKYGDRVRVVDMGDYSRELCGGTHVRRTGELGLVRVLSEASIGSGVRRVEALVGLDAFQHATTEHLLVNQLAEQLKARPEELPDRIQGLVERLRTAERDLEKHRADAVLASAGSLADAAEDLDGTALVAVTAPDGVAGNDLRTLAADVRGKLGDRPGVVALFAVADGKVSFVVATTKAARDNGVAAGKLIPEFAAAVGGRGGGKPDLAQGGGTDPAGIDAAIQKLRSALRA